The DNA segment cacaaaaaaatgtcaaactgagcaattttttgagtgattgagCGATCCCCCATAAATCTAGCTCTACTCATCATCACTTAATACATTTGACATTGActgttttttgaaagtttaattaTTGTGTTAAGTTTTGGATATATTCATTTGGACTTTAATTTCatctatttaaaacatatttcaatcaaaatgcAATAAACAGAAACAACTTCTgctaattttttgacaaattattagcACAGAATGAAACATTCCTTAGAAAATGACAATGTAATAGttagataatatttaaacatttcactTTATCGATCATCATCATTAGGCATGAAATAAGACACGGCTTTTTAAaagtccaaaatattttattccattgaaattaacatattttatctattttaaatgtttttcaatataCGTGGCCCATCAACAAAAAAGTAAGCAAGAATtatttgtctcaaaattgagtatgaatTATATTGTATTCGTCGACGAAATGTCATCAATATGTCAGAAATATTCTTATTAGCCCTTTGGAGGCACCGCCAATTGTACttgaaatagccaaaattcATTGATGCAATAAAAGAACGAGTAATCGAAAGTTTTtgtttgaaagaccatatcgggcAAATATAAATCTCTAATCTATAtctatagttaaaatttttgaaataccaaatttattcataaatttgaatacaaagtctattatggaccaaaatatgtttaaccaatatattatgtaaaaaaataaattcaccatttatttttccttgatttatgttttaaattgtttttgtgtatACGGaccataaaattaattctgcAAGGCGATTTATAATACCAATTTAGTTAATAGCTAACAATCTGTTCTTACAAATTAGAATACCAATCccttaattgactcaaattggTCTATGAAATGTAGGGTTGTATGCAAATAttatgaagtcaaaaaattaattaataattttattgattttattcaatattgtttttatgttgacccaTCACATATTCCCATTTATTTACCCTCTTTTAAGTAGAAATTTGTTGTGTATATAAATCACACATACCTGAaacaattacttaaaaataaactagtGTGTCAAAgatataacaataacaaaaaagtccaggaattgaaatttattgtggtgtttaatattttgaacatttaattacaacaaTCTCTGTGcaccatttaaataaaaaaactattaataataaggaataCAACTCTGCtatggaattaaaatttaagcgatgaaaaatataagacccaaaaaagtccaaaaaatatacaaatattaaaataattttgatattgaagGGTAATTATCAAAGTCTAGGTCTCAAGACTTGAACTTGAGTCCATACTTTGAAGACTTACGATTCCACTCGATCTCACAATAATATACTTGAGACTTGATTGGACTCAAATGCTATGACGAGCTATATGAATTAGACTCCAGAGCAAAAATTTGAGACTTGATTGAATTTCCAATCGTATTTTAACGGaaataattgtttcaattttccagtagtaaataaatttattcacttAATATTACTAGAGGACTCAAATggactcaatgaaaatattcacgGACATGGACTTGTGAGTAAAGTCTTGAaatggacttgcagtataacgAATTTTACCATTCCTGATAATAATCAAgtgaaattgataaaaaatgaatcaatataacaaaagttatattaaaataaaacatactaTGCATAGGTTTAGTGATATTTTGTATACGATTGTATCCGTGAAAAAGTTTTATTGGtctattatgtttaatttttaaaatactaaaaaaatggacaagATTTTATCTACCTCATGTACGatctcttaattaaaaatataatttcatcaaattgaaaaaattattaatttatcatctaTTCTTCCATAGCTTTGAcataaaattctttttggatgatTCTAAGGAGCATTTAGGTTGCAAATTTTACACATTATTAGGATTTCGTcatatatgtagttaaaaaGTATGTAATACAAAGTATACCATTAGACAATTGAACAAATAGTTTTTGGGgataaaaattacttgaaatatttaaagaaacacGTTTAACAACACGTCGTTATTTAACTAATGCAAAAATATAAGGCGTATTTGGttttcagctgttgatgttttaGTTGTTTTCTCCTAACCAGTGTCCTGAAAgttgataataaaaatcaaaaagagacttgcgtttcaaaaaaacaactatacaaataaccacgttttctaaacttttttttaaatcaaaaagttatgggtaaataaagaaatcagtgaaaattgcaatttcgttttttgcaggtacaaaaaaatgaacttccaatgaaatGTTGGAttcgtaaaataaataaaatttgtagaaatgtGTCTTGACATttgtttgcaaatatatttaacacataaaaatttatgtttaacttAAATATCGGTCCTTgtctgaataattattcaattttttccatcttttttttcatcatgcgtcaattttcaatttttaagaagaaatgccattaaacaatgcattttataaataaatttttgaattgaccAGGAGAATGTAGTAATTTCCTtcacttgaatatattcatatttcataataatttaacaaaaatgtcaaagtggatagaaatatttgattgaggtTGAGTGATATACTCTATATATGGCAAACTTACCGTCTAAACGAACCAATTCATGCAACTGAATTGGTTCAGTACGTTCACTAAAAAGAGTCGTTCAAAAAAAACGAATTGTTCTCGAACGACACAGTCAAGGACTTCTGGAAGAAATGGACGAGTACACAAACACAAAGAGGAAAATATGATGCAAAGGATTAACTATTTCTAGCgcgatgaaaaatattttatttatgttaaaattataagcctaaacaatttattataaactatatttatatactaggTAAATTAGAGGGAAAGGCTTGAcgtcatattttcaaaaacacgcaacctcatcaaatattcaatgctgCTAAATCGGCATcagaaaaattgtaatttgtcctaGAGAGAATAGGATCGTAATCTCTTCTAGTAGAATTAATGATCGTTATCTGTCCTAGAACAGAGACAAATCAATTATTCTTCTGGATTTCAAATCTCTACTGTGACATATACACGCAGATATGAAATCGTTGCCTACCACTACCCtgagtattttatttgtacaagtCACGACTTGAACATTTCCATTTCTTGTACCAGTTTAAACTTgtgctatattttttgttcaagttgTAATTTATACAGGACTGTTATTGAAGTTACAACTCGtacattaattttgttcaagttgcaactaatataaaatcgtaacttgtacaaaacatctatattaaatttccattataatacgaacatattatatgttttagtaagttatataatttagtttataataatatttaaataagaaaaatactggCAATGGCGTCACTAGgtatcaattttactttttttaagtaccGAAAAGTGCATAAAAGTGGGACTATACTTGACCAGTGCACATAATAGAGCTAGTTTGTTCCCACTTGCAAATGCATTGCGAGACCGCTGCCTTAGTTTCAAGACACATTAACTTAAGAAGGGATATACAATGTGCAAACCATCGACTGCAAAgtgtaatgaacaaaaatataacttaataaacaaaaatatgtaaagaatgtcaaatattatcttaaaaaagtttttttttttccaagattaccttataaaatttaacattatgtaattatttcaattgtataacagttatatattatataactcaGTTATAAGATATGTGTCTACATAAAACCAActtaacaaaaatccaaaaatgaatgATTCCCAATTGattgttttactttataaatatacaagcCCCATTATTTCATATGGGTTTGATATTCTATTTAAAGGGATAGATTGAGATGAATTGAGTATTAACTATAGGTGCAAGCCTTTATTGTGACTTTGTTTAGTCCCGATATGGTTTTAAatgtaatctatttttttataactgagTGAAAATTTATCCAATCTCTCAATTTGTCATCACCTctgaaaaatgtatcaaaatcattgttaatagaaaataatgttcagATTGAGAATACACAAGTAATCCAGACTCAcgtttgagaaaaatcattccaatTTGCTAATTTGTAGACGATACAGTttgaaagtataattatatagaagCCCCTAAAAATagtctgaaatatttttcaattatgatttatgatacGCAGTATGTAATTTGTAATGATTTGCGACGTGggttaaaatacaaatgtttaaaatataaaaatgtaaggaactttttgttttgatatcacTCAACCTCTTCTCTGTATTcttatgtttgaaatattagaaattacttcaaatacataataatcttCATGTTTTATATTATGGAGCTATTGTTTGATGCtctttaacatattatttatgtatctaaccaaaaatattatgttaagttCAGGTTATGTACAAATTtaactgatatatatatttatgtatatttggaATAGCATAAATTCTTTAAGGGATTTTACTCAAGTTTTCTCCCCACTGGGCTGAGATTCCTACAATCTGATAACAATTTCCTTATCAGCTTGTTGCCAACCAAGAATCAATAGTTACAATTTTcaacaacattatttatatattttataagcacaGGATATATCAAGAGGATATTTATCTTCCTCATCACAATTCAACAAATCATTATAACAGCATGCATTTTTAGAatagattcttctttttttatttaagatcaTGTGGTCCAGAGATTTACCTTTTGCACTCTTAGCCATTGACGGAGAGCCTCATTTAGAGGATCCAAGGATATGGGTTGAGAAACCCAACATGAATGATACGGAGAGTGACACATCTGTATGTATTTAAAGATCTAAAAGATAAGAACGAAcatattatgaatgtattttattttgttgtaggATTGGATCCTAGCCATTCGGAAGGTGGAGAGAGAGGACAACGGAACCTATAAATGCCAAACGAGCGACCATCCTCCGAAGTATATCCTCACACATTTGTTCACTGTAGAGGCAATGGCCATAATTGATGGTCCGAAGGAGAAGTTTATGAAGGGAGGATCGCGACTTCGACTCGTTTGCCATTTTCATAATGTAACGCAAGTCCcagaaacaattttttggtaAGTAGTTTGCATAAATATTATGGTGTGTACAAGTTATATCTTGCataagcagattgtacaagttataatttctaCACCTCATTGcactttatttaagaaaatcataAGTACTTTTAATTAACAGCTATTAATTGAagctatcattttattttgaactattaaaattccgtattttttatgtatttacgagtaataaAATCGCTGTGAGGATTGGAACTTAATAATTGCCATAGAATACTtactaattttcattttaaaagtcacaaatgacatcattaatatatagagTATAGACTATCCACGGAATGTTCCATTATTGCATGATactgatcaaaaataatattctaaattctccatttcatttttaggtTTAAACTTGAGCAAGTTGTTCGAATAAGAGGGCATGGctttgcccgcacgtcatattttattttcctatcttgaaattggagacaatgTAAACAGAAGGTTGAAACCAAGGTATATAGAATATTCTATTACCCTGGTTGAAACTATGTAGAGAAGGTTGTGCAAACGTATTTCATGGAGGGTTGGAGTCAATATaacctttttaataattagggATGCAACGcgaattatatatcattattattagagTAGAAGGAGTGGGATCTCGACTCTTGCTAGTTATTCGGAGGATCTTAAAAATAGATAGAAGGTCTCATTTTTTGGAGGAGGTTGTAGGTTCGCCTCTTGTgacaggggtgtccacagggggAGGGttgaatatgatttattttctaaaaaaagttcattttgtcCAAGTCTGGGACGGAAGAAAATTTTAgcttcaatataattttttaaatgtttatattaattaaaagtctAGCGGACGGCCACGTATGGAGTATCAGAGGAAGGGATTCAGAGTTGATCCTTGAACTGAGGGACTGACTGTGCTTTCTTGTATCtattaatttcaactttccgcttTCGCTGTCTCTAATtccgagatagaaagagaaaatatgacgtccgggctaaattataaattatacccAAATAAGGTCTACATGATGTCTGTAatgactttaaattaattttgcctCTAGCattttttgccttaatatatataaatatatgaggtTTATAGgctgttattgtttatttttggttgaaattgatgtttcctttaaattagtttataggtatatgtaatgttttattactataaaacacattaaaatgttgttttctcttgaaataatgatgaaattatgctcttgcctcatgctatatttattttgtcaagcattttccaatatgaataatcatcatatctaattttaattaattgataaagaaAAAGTGACTAGCACTTATTCAATTCCAATTGTTGTGTTGTTTTGTGTCTAGTTTGGATGCATTGCATAGTAAGATTTTGATTGTATGTATGCATGAAATTTTGGGGcaaaattccatcatttttccatcaaaaaacGAGCATTTAATGCGTTTTAGAGTAATaatcattacatattttgattaaaaaaatcaaagggaacgtcaatttcaacaaaaaatatgcaataaagaCGTGTAAAcctcattattttcttttttaataagaaatatcctTGTGGCAAAATAGTTTGAGGCGTAAGTACCTAACGCCGATCTACATAGAGCATATTGAGGGTTGAGAGCAAAATTCCGTagctcaaatatttattgtacagaATAATGTGAGAAAACTCCATTCTttcataacaaattataatattttccaattttttctagTCAAATGTATCTAAGAAATTGATTTCAAGAGTCTAATTCCCTCTGTTTTGaagtattaacattaaatattagatttctAGGATGACTTATAGGCAATAACAggtatatttgtcatttttgaattatgacAATTCGGCCTTCAACCCTCGatatggaattaaataataagacaaGTAGAATAGAGCcagatatatatagaaaattatcaACGTATTGTATTTGTAGTATTTtcgaaaatttataataaaaagccATAGTGTTGTATATTATCACAAAAgacaatgttttttgttttcacacgataagatattaatataataacaagatgcatgaatattttttttataagtttttttttgtaatttttttggttctCATATTCAACATTTTCTCATGGGCAatgcacagaaaaaaaaagtataaatatattattaaagattgtcaatttgatattattattaaattaattatcatcattaCACACGTTGGGTCaacaatatgaaaaacaaattaaattctaataaaaataaaaggaaatttgcgTCGCTGGCAGAAGCATGCACAAGAGAGATTCACTacttattaagtaattataatgAGAGacaactccttttttttttttttttttttacaatattgggaagaaataaattaataaaaagtgaacCATTTTAAGTACAACATGCAAAGAGATAAAAAAGACAAGAGATGATGATCTTGACTTCACTCATCTCttcaatatctttattttttaatatcattttttaaggatagtattcaatccatttttttaaaaatatatcgtttatttttattctttttgaacaccttaaaatatattttcaaagggTTTTGATCTATGTTGGGGGTGTGGAATGAgtgattatgtataaaaaaatactttttttcttcttatgttTAAtcacttcattttattttttaaaatttattttataaaacattttccgtccatttgattttgacaattttcattcCGAGTGGTTTtgaacataatattatgtaaaaaattattgcacaattttttaagctttcttttttataaaagttaaacaacaacatatgattattaattaatagtagactgttgttgaaataataataataatttaaaagggtttttgacttttttagagttttttttttcgacggAATAATTAACAATGGAACAATTCATTATCATACTATTGACTTTGGAAATTacaatatgtatgtttgtatgtaaataCGAGGGATGCAACAAAAGGGGGAGGGGCGAAGAGGgggttaaaataaaatcattctcaaaaaatactCGTAATTTTAAAAGGATATGAGCTAAGAGGGATGGGTCAGGTTTTACCATGAGAAATCTATCTTATATAATATGGAGAGATGAGATAATAATACATTCATTGTGTGTTTAGCTTTTTAGCccatattaaaaagtatgataaaaataaaaaggtataaTGAACATTCTCGTAATAATTTCTTAGTCCAAGGGCACATTATATTGAGCATTCTCATTCGTTGAATCTTCTGTGGATAAGGAAGCTTTCATACTAAGGATTTCCTGAGCTCGATCCGGAGGACTGTATTTTCCGATTCGAAGAGGTCTTCCAGACATAATGGGTCCATTTCTAATGCCAATACCCACGTCAGAGATGAAGACTGTATCCAAACTACCCTTATTGAAGGGTTGAGAATGAATTCGAAGGTTCCCAAAGTCTGACACTCTTTTAAATGAGCTAAATGAAGATGATACATCGATATCTCCATCACATATAAGCACTTGTTTCTTGGAGGAGGATTCACCACTATTTGATGACTTTGTGGAAGAATCACCCGCGATTCCTCCAGCATTTCCACGCTTCTTTTTCCTTTTAACAACTGATTTTTTAGAGACAACGGAATTAGAGGGCACTTTTTCCTCTGCTAATTCGTATGACTTATCTTCCACTTGAGAGGAGGGAGACTCCACCGGTTGTGTATCTATCGGGACTTCAGGTTCTTGTGGCGTAGTAGGTGTAGTACTAGAAATATCTGACGACTCTTCCGTTTTGAAACATGAGGGAAGAACATCCAAAGAGCAGGTAGTTGCAGGAATATCCTCaattttagtttcttttggGGGGTTGACAATTATGACTTCCTTTTTAGAGGTAGTGTCTAAAGAGATGGATCGTATCATGGACGAAGACACAGAGCTAGAATATTTGGATGACTTAGACTTTTTGGACTGTCGATggcgttttattttttttcgagatGAAGACTCCAACCACTCAGATTCTTTCTTTTCGACTTTTTCAGTAGGTCTCAGATTTTCCATGCTTAGAGAAATAGGAAGCTTCACTTTGGGCAATGGCAGAGAAGCTTCATTAAGAGACTTTTTAGACGTGATATTATGAACAGGAGATTTGGGCGGCGGTTGAGGCATTGACTGAGATACAACGGAACTATAAAGCATCCGGGGAGTTTTATCGGTTTCGACGACGATGACATCGACCTTTTCTTCGACATCTTCCATAGAAAGCTTTTCGATTTCATCTACTTTTTCATCAAGTACGACTTGAGATATTTTTTCCTCCACTTCTTCTTGAGGCGGGGGAACATCTTCTTCTGCTTCAGGAGGAGAACATTGAGACTCTATTATAGATTCCTGAATGACTGAGGCAGGAGGAGTTTCGATTACTTGACTTTTCACTTCAAGTTCTATTACATTCTCTTCAGCAGGAGAAGATGGAGAAGAAGTAGGCTCAATGACTTGAAGATAATTTCCCGAAATGTTTTCGACGATTTGATCTTCTTCTTGAGATTTTGcgatttcttcttcttcctcaaTAATAGCAGATGGGGAAGATGCTGCCGAAGGCTCAAATTCCTTCACAGACTCTTCATTAGAAACTTGATCTGACTTGGACTCTTCTACATGAGATGGAACTTCATCCTTGATATGATGAATTGACTGTCCATCTTCAGAAGAGGTGGAATTTCGATGCACCAACTCAGTGGGTTGCTTTGACTTCTTCTTGCGTTTTTTCTTTTGTGACTTCTTAGGTTGAGGAGGTAGACCCGGCACTCTTCGATTATCAATACTATTATTGTCTGTTTCCTCTTTTTTATCCGGTACAGAGAGTTCAATAACCTCTGGAACTTCTTCAGGAGTTTGCTGAGGAGAGGATTGAGGGTACACTTGATCTGCTTGATATTGATGGTAGCTGGGATGAGGATAATATCCTCCTCGATGTGAATGAACTTCCCCCCAATACGCTGGGTTATAAGCACTTAAATCAGGAGGACTATGAGGGACGGTGGATTCAGCAGATGAGGGTTCAGCATCCGAATAAACCGGTTGTGGTGGTTGATAGTAAGGAGGAGGTGGTGGAGCTACGTATGAAGGATGGTGCATCATGTAGGGATTGGAGCCACTTTCCATAGGAAAAGCAGCTAAGTACACGTTTTGAGGAGAGGAGGGAGATCCCGAATACATTCCGGGGACAACAACTTCCTCACAAGGGATCATTGTATTGGAAGATGGACTGTAGAGGAAGAGATTGGGTCTGCCAGTCATGTACGGGTTCATGGACGTCATGACATAACTAGGTGATGATGAAGGGTAGAAGGGTGAAGAGGATCCATTCAATTTGGATGTCAACTTGGGAGTCGActctttcttcttattattatttgaggaagagatatcttcttcttcttcatataCTTCTTCAAGCTCTTCTTCTTGTTCCTCCTCGTCCAACTCCTCTTCGATGTCTTCCTCTTTTTCGTCCTCTTTTTGAGTGAGTGAAGAAGTTTCACTATGTGTATTAGCCTCAGAGTTCATACCCTTAGTGGAATAGTAATCTCTTTTAAAGAGAACATCTAGGTTCTTAGAACGAATCTTGGTGAAACCTAGAGGAAGTTCCTCTCCAGACTCTCCACTCAACTCCCTACCCCGGTAGTGTCGGGAGTCATAAACGACTTCTGCGGCAGCTGCTTTCCTTTCAAAGCGAGGTGCCACGGGTCGTCGAGCATAGGTGCTGTTCCCACTGTTGGGGCCAGTGTTCACGTTCGTACAACAACTTTTTTCCAAGTGATATATTCTGTGAGCCGGATGGGGATGGTGAGAATGGGGAGGAGCCGGATGCGACAACTGCTCGGGGGAGAGGCTCATCCTGCCAACAGAACAAACGTCTTCTTCTTCTGGGACACTCTGATTTCGACCACTTTCTTCAATGCACACCCATCGTACCTTTTGTTTCTTCTTTCCCATCACCAATGGAATTAATGGATGATTATCAATTGAGGATGTCTCGAGCCTCTTGCTTTTTAATAGTCTTTAATATATCAGTTGCTGCCTCCTTCCTTTAAGTTAGTAGTTACTAATTGGATTATGCACCAATATGTAGCCACTAACTGATTGAGTCTTGCGTCCTATTTAATCGCTCGCTCCCGATAATCCCGATCTCACCAATCAATCAATCGAGTAtacgataataataattaatcagtaTAATCCAAGGGACGAAGAATGTCTCTTTAATCGGACTTGAGCAATTCCCGTATGTAATTTTTCACATTTGAATGGTTGTAcctaaaaaacagaaaatatagaCTTGTTGTTAGATCATGTTAAGATCTTcaaaaaacagaaaacaaactatcattcaaaattattattacttggTAAAAAGCACTCTTTAGTCAGTGAGTTTCTTTTCTTGTGTTGTTCTCTGTGTGTTTGTGAGAGATTAGCAGGGTttctacctatatatatatatatattacagatTTATAGAAGATGACACGAGGAGATATGAATGCGGTCAGGAGAATATAATGCTGTGAGCGATCGGCAAGTTGGACAGTCACTGATTGAAAtgttttaagatatattttttattcagtggAGCCCccctcgttttttttttttttttttgcttgtttgcTCCCAGTGTCGTCCTCCGCGGCaaaggaaaaatctttttttcttcttttaccagcttcttgaaataataataatatgtaggagaattataatttaacgtCCGTCATAAAACGCAGGCCCACCATTATTTGGGAAAGCTCTTCTTAGTCCTTCTTCTATATTGCAaggaataacaataaataacgAGTCAATTCTTCCAAATACTACTCTGTTGTACGCTCGATTTGGAGGCTCGCCTCTAAAAACGAGTTTAAAGGCGCGCGCACACACACTTATTACTAGTACTACAGAAACGCTttcctgtttttgtttttttaaatatataaatgtattaaataatcacATGATCGAgcaaagtttgtaaaaaaaaaaacacacacacacgcaAAACCCGagtttccccccccccttccttgatgcattttatgatataaaaatatggtttgCTACATTTCTACACGTGACGTCAGAACCCCTGAGATCCATTGACAAGTTTACATCATCGCTTCCTCATTTGCAATAATATATTACGCAATATAAATCGATGGTTCAATTATAATGAACATCTATTTGACGAATTTGAAATACACTTTTCATAAGTTCATaagatataa comes from the Lepeophtheirus salmonis chromosome 4, UVic_Lsal_1.4, whole genome shotgun sequence genome and includes:
- the LOC121116550 gene encoding uncharacterized protein, with product MGKKKQKVRWVCIEESGRNQSVPEEEDVCSVGRMSLSPEQLSHPAPPHSHHPHPAHRIYHLEKSCCTNVNTGPNSGNSTYARRPVAPRFERKAAAAEVVYDSRHYRGRELSGESGEELPLGFTKIRSKNLDVLFKRDYYSTKGMNSEANTHSETSSLTQKEDEKEEDIEEELDEEEQEEELEEVYEEEEDISSSNNNKKKESTPKLTSKLNGSSSPFYPSSSPSYVMTSMNPYMTGRPNLFLYSPSSNTMIPCEEVVVPGMYSGSPSSPQNVYLAAFPMESGSNPYMMHHPSYVAPPPPPYYQPPQPVYSDAEPSSAESTVPHSPPDLSAYNPAYWGEVHSHRGGYYPHPSYHQYQADQVYPQSSPQQTPEEVPEVIELSVPDKKEETDNNSIDNRRVPGLPPQPKKSQKKKRKKKSKQPTELVHRNSTSSEDGQSIHHIKDEVPSHVEESKSDQVSNEESVKEFEPSAASSPSAIIEEEEEIAKSQEEDQIVENISGNYLQVIEPTSSPSSPAEENVIELEVKSQVIETPPASVIQESIIESQCSPPEAEEDVPPPQEEVEEKISQVVLDEKVDEIEKLSMEDVEEKVDVIVVETDKTPRMLYSSVVSQSMPQPPPKSPVHNITSKKSLNEASLPLPKVKLPISLSMENLRPTEKVEKKESEWLESSSRKKIKRHRQSKKSKSSKYSSSVSSSMIRSISLDTTSKKEVIIVNPPKETKIEDIPATTCSLDVLPSCFKTEESSDISSTTPTTPQEPEVPIDTQPVESPSSQVEDKSYELAEEKVPSNSVVSKKSVVKRKKKRGNAGGIAGDSSTKSSNSGESSSKKQVLICDGDIDVSSSFSSFKRVSDFGNLRIHSQPFNKGSLDTVFISDVGIGIRNGPIMSGRPLRIGKYSPPDRAQEILSMKASLSTEDSTNENAQYNVPLD